The Coregonus clupeaformis isolate EN_2021a chromosome 20, ASM2061545v1, whole genome shotgun sequence genome contains a region encoding:
- the LOC121561616 gene encoding uncharacterized protein LOC121561616 encodes MAQLSQKGGLCNMKMLLLAVIFCLLSPVAANVLVSSEHKTLMPVKDHPILNNPDATKEQVDSLRVKDYSSPEHKPLMPVKDHSVQNNPDATKETHFKSLLEQLESLRVKDDSSPGNVGQLTKGYSSKNSKEPSELVEPLISVPEHRPLMPVKDHPVQDIPNVAKLTKMAQVDQMLEQLQRMKDDTFPGKAKVPQMIVEKRIPYLQAYKQKALQGDNNVFKENLQAPAPKAQKSTMKIKPRVNILTDPSYSEPLVKVNLILGLVFYGFIVIVVLYDAVRISKEARRRSDAIATARLKKREPATDEPQTLASRVRESISSRFGLKQASSTPQCAPIF; translated from the exons ATGGCACAGCTCTCCCAGAAGGGTGGGCTGTGCAACATGAAGATGTTATTGTTGGCTGTTATTTTCTGTCTCCTTTCGCCTGTTGCTGCAAATGTGTTGGTGTCTTCAGAGCACAAGACTTTGATGCCAGTGAAGGACCACCCTATTCTGAACAACCCTGATGCTACAAAAGAACAAGTTGATAGTTTACGGGTGAAAGACTATTCTTCTCCAG AGCACAAGCCGTTGATGCCAGTGAAGGACcactctgttcagaacaaccctgaTGCTACAAAAGAGACCCATTTTAAGTCATTGCTGGAACAACTTGAGAGTTTACGGGTGAAAGACGATTCTTCTCCAGGTAACGTGGGCCAGTTGACAAAAGGAtattcctcaaaaaattctaaagaGCCCTCGGAGCTTGTAGAGCCCCTGATTTCTGTTCCAGAGCACAGGCCTTTGATGCCAGTGAAGGACCACCCTGTTCAGGACATCCCCAATGTTGCAAAATTGACCAAAATGGCGCAAGTGGACCAGATGCTGGAACAACTTCAGAGGATGAAAGATGATACTTTCCCAGGTAAAGCTAAAGTCCCACAGATGATTGTGGAGAAACGTATTCCTTATCTACAGGCTTACAAGCAAAAAGCATTGCAAGGTGACAACAACGTCTTCAAAGAAAATCTTCAGGCTCCAGCTCCAAAAGCTCAGAAGAGCACCATGAAGATCAAACCCAGAGTCAACATATTGACTGACCCTTCTTACTCCGAGCCACTTGTGAAGGTGAACCTGATTTTGGGGCTCGTTTTCTATGGCTTCATCGTAATAGTGGTTCTCTATGATGCTGTGAGAATCTCCAAGGAGGCTAGAAGGCGATCTGATGCTATTGCCACTGCCAGGTTGAAGAAAAGGGAACCAGCCACCGATGAACCACAGACACTGGCATCCAGAGTTCGGGAGAGCATCTCTTCACGGTTTGGTTTGAAACAAGCATCATCCACACCACAGTGTGCCCCCATTTTCTGA